A genomic stretch from Thermococcus sp. MV5 includes:
- a CDS encoding C/D box methylation guide ribonucleoprotein complex aNOP56 subunit (functions along with aFIB and aL7a; guides 2'-O-methylation of ribose to specific sites in RNAs) translates to MKAYVGENVQGIYAFDENGNLIGKRVFTEKPEIVLDKLLKGDVAEDLILFLEELKKRGYSTFVVEHPELARKIREFGFETEAEFPNIAGEKLRENAEEFLGTDWFEKYFMIGVALTRARIQEQSGARDKMIIQAIEALDDIDKVINLLVSRLREWYSLHFPELDEILPKHPQYVTFVKHIGHRDNITKESLESLGFGENKITKILEAKEKTMGAWMDQKDIKVIQGLAKEIDDLYKLRSEIEDYIERAMDDVAPNLKALVGAKLGARLISLAGGLKELAIMPSSTIQVLGAEKALFRHLRSGAKPPKHGIIYQYPAINKSPWWQRGKIARALAGKLAIAARVDYFSGEYIAEELKNEVEARIKEIKEKYPNPPKRKEKPKKEKKKKFKKKKKEKKFKGKEKKKRSKEKRGGRR, encoded by the coding sequence ATGAAAGCATACGTAGGTGAAAATGTACAGGGAATCTATGCCTTCGATGAGAATGGCAATCTCATCGGAAAGAGAGTTTTCACAGAAAAGCCAGAAATAGTATTAGACAAACTTCTCAAAGGTGATGTTGCAGAAGACCTAATTCTTTTCTTAGAAGAGTTAAAAAAAAGAGGATACTCAACTTTTGTTGTAGAACACCCAGAACTTGCTAGAAAAATTAGAGAGTTTGGATTTGAGACAGAAGCAGAATTTCCTAACATCGCTGGGGAAAAACTTAGAGAAAATGCCGAAGAATTTTTGGGAACCGATTGGTTTGAAAAATACTTCATGATTGGAGTGGCATTAACAAGAGCCAGAATACAGGAGCAAAGTGGCGCGAGAGATAAGATGATAATCCAAGCAATCGAGGCTTTAGATGACATTGATAAGGTTATCAATCTTTTAGTATCAAGACTTAGAGAATGGTATTCACTTCACTTCCCAGAACTTGACGAAATCCTTCCAAAGCACCCCCAATATGTTACTTTTGTAAAACACATTGGACACAGGGACAACATTACAAAAGAAAGCTTAGAGTCCCTTGGATTCGGTGAGAACAAGATAACGAAGATTTTAGAGGCAAAAGAAAAGACAATGGGTGCATGGATGGACCAGAAAGATATTAAAGTCATTCAAGGGCTAGCCAAAGAAATAGATGATCTCTATAAACTAAGAAGCGAGATAGAAGATTACATCGAGAGGGCTATGGATGACGTTGCACCGAACTTAAAAGCCTTAGTAGGCGCAAAACTTGGTGCTCGCCTAATAAGTCTAGCAGGTGGTTTGAAAGAACTCGCAATAATGCCCTCTTCAACTATCCAGGTCCTTGGTGCAGAAAAGGCACTATTTAGGCACCTAAGAAGTGGTGCAAAGCCTCCAAAACATGGTATAATCTACCAATATCCCGCAATAAATAAATCTCCCTGGTGGCAAAGAGGAAAAATTGCAAGAGCATTAGCTGGAAAACTAGCCATAGCAGCGAGAGTAGACTACTTTTCAGGTGAATATATAGCCGAAGAGCTCAAAAATGAAGTTGAAGCAAGGATCAAGGAAATTAAAGAGAAATATCCCAATCCACCAAAACGCAAAGAAAAGCCCAAGAAAGAAAAGAAGAAAAAATTCAAAAAGAAAAAGAAAGAAAAGAAATTCAAAGGCAAAGAAAAGAAAAAGAGAAGCAAAGAAAAGAGAGGCGGTAGGAGGTGA
- a CDS encoding GNAT family N-acetyltransferase, whose translation MKEIKNNDKEHLSIKKLNRMDQKILETLVSIYMRGYEEMKEYGGEGESYAKRYLRWCWSKASDGFFIAKDGDRIVGFIVCDSDWHSRYENRVVGAIHEFVVDKDYQGKSVGRKLMDKCLEYLSKYNDRIELWVGEKNKKAIEFYKKIGFKVAGKTGIWIRMIKDIKKGKKSLQ comes from the coding sequence ATGAAAGAAATTAAAAATAACGATAAGGAGCACTTGAGTATAAAAAAATTAAATAGAATGGATCAGAAGATACTTGAGACTCTTGTAAGCATATACATGCGAGGATACGAAGAAATGAAGGAATATGGGGGCGAAGGAGAGAGCTATGCGAAGAGATATCTAAGATGGTGCTGGAGCAAAGCCAGTGACGGATTTTTCATCGCAAAAGATGGAGATAGGATAGTGGGTTTTATTGTGTGTGATAGCGACTGGCACAGCCGATATGAGAATAGAGTGGTGGGTGCTATTCACGAGTTCGTTGTTGATAAGGATTATCAGGGGAAAAGCGTTGGGAGGAAACTTATGGACAAATGTCTGGAGTATCTAAGCAAGTACAATGATAGAATCGAACTCTGGGTTGGGGAGAAAAATAAAAAGGCCATAGAGTTTTATAAAAAAATTGGTTTTAAAGTGGCTGGAAAAACAGGCATCTGGATAAGAATGATAAAAGATATCAAAAAAGGGAAAAAGTCACTTCAATAA
- a CDS encoding S8 family serine peptidase: MKSSIVVGILVMLLVMSMPLASGASENAPKPVFVQIDGPITQEVLSTLRANGMKITYVFDEIGFVAGFVKDKNLEKISQLEFVKSVGEDVQIHVTSEMLPSASPYGFGNYTWNLDMINVPTVHENMGYTGEGVYIAVLDTGLVPNWKDYFEEDKIATEFGRAFLAASLNAHYNPNAWEADTHSHGTHVTSTIIGFWVYDFYRVSGVAPDVKIIPVKVLHNSGFGWSTDIAAGILYIADLYTAEKDSGGNVLPPDGVINPIVISMSLGGPRLSQIEKTAIDSAISQGVFIVAAAGNDGEAGMDYPGAYEPVISVGAAGWVGEWLTGGWWILSDVPENLINQVYVTDFSGREKLEQDLDVLAPGSWVVGPYLPYGAAHPPYWANGVPGQYYYLGGTSMATPHVSGIVALMLEKDMEDGVIDLNQTIVESILENTAMPITWDNAWVVDPGTLNWTLITWDTDAVGSGLVQADAAVGATP; this comes from the coding sequence ATGAAGAGTAGTATAGTTGTCGGAATATTAGTGATGCTGTTGGTAATGAGCATGCCACTGGCTTCAGGAGCTAGCGAAAATGCTCCAAAGCCTGTTTTTGTCCAGATTGATGGACCAATAACTCAAGAAGTTCTTAGTACCCTAAGGGCAAATGGGATGAAAATAACATACGTTTTTGACGAAATTGGCTTTGTGGCAGGATTTGTAAAGGACAAAAATTTGGAAAAAATTTCACAACTTGAGTTTGTTAAGAGTGTGGGAGAGGATGTCCAGATTCATGTAACGAGCGAGATGCTTCCAAGTGCAAGCCCATATGGTTTCGGAAATTACACATGGAACCTCGACATGATAAACGTTCCAACAGTGCACGAGAACATGGGATACACTGGTGAGGGAGTGTATATAGCGGTTCTTGACACAGGTTTAGTTCCTAACTGGAAAGATTACTTCGAGGAGGATAAGATAGCAACGGAATTTGGAAGAGCGTTTCTCGCAGCTTCATTAAATGCTCACTATAACCCCAATGCGTGGGAAGCTGATACACACAGCCATGGTACCCATGTGACGAGCACAATAATTGGCTTCTGGGTTTACGATTTCTACAGGGTGAGTGGAGTTGCTCCAGATGTAAAGATAATCCCAGTCAAAGTCCTACATAACAGTGGATTTGGATGGTCAACTGACATCGCCGCTGGAATACTCTACATCGCTGACCTCTACACGGCTGAGAAAGATAGCGGAGGAAATGTACTACCACCTGATGGTGTGATAAACCCAATTGTCATAAGTATGAGCCTTGGTGGACCTAGGTTAAGCCAAATTGAGAAAACAGCGATTGACTCCGCTATCTCTCAGGGAGTATTTATTGTTGCGGCTGCAGGAAATGATGGAGAAGCAGGAATGGACTATCCTGGTGCCTATGAACCAGTGATTTCAGTAGGAGCCGCTGGATGGGTTGGAGAATGGTTAACAGGAGGATGGTGGATACTCTCAGACGTTCCGGAGAACTTAATTAATCAAGTTTACGTAACAGATTTCAGTGGAAGAGAGAAACTAGAGCAGGATCTTGACGTTCTCGCTCCGGGAAGCTGGGTAGTTGGCCCCTACCTTCCCTACGGGGCAGCCCATCCCCCATACTGGGCAAATGGAGTTCCCGGACAGTACTACTACCTTGGAGGAACGAGCATGGCCACTCCCCACGTCAGTGGGATAGTTGCTCTAATGCTTGAAAAAGATATGGAAGACGGTGTAATAGACCTAAATCAAACAATAGTGGAGAGTATCCTCGAAAATACCGCAATGCCAATAACATGGGACAATGCTTGGGTAGTTGACCCAGGCACATTAAACTGGACATTAATAACATGGGACACAGATGCTGTGGGTTCAGGATTGGTGCAAGCAGATGCTGCCGTAGGAGCAACACCGTGA
- a CDS encoding hydroxymethylglutaryl-CoA synthase has protein sequence MKKLLKPIKDVGIVGYGAYVPMFRIKNEEIGRVWGVSSFPIQEKSVNNLDEDAITIGIEAARNALKRARIDPREIRALWFGTESKPYAVKPSATVIAEAIGATPDLDAADFEFACKAGTEALQAAIGFVGSGMAKYAMAIGADTSQGRPGDHLEFTASAGGAAYIVGEKSSETLAYFEGSYSYVTDTPDFWRRQHEHYPRHGNRFTGEPAYFHQIISAAKGLMEELDYSPNDFDYAVFHQPNVKFPLTVAKILGIPKEKVLPGLLSGIIGNTYSGATLVGISAVLDIAKPGDRILWVSFGSGAGSDAFSLIVQDAIEEKRDLAPKTMDYVNRKKYLDYALYAKHRGKYIL, from the coding sequence ATGAAGAAACTGTTAAAGCCAATAAAGGATGTTGGTATCGTTGGCTACGGTGCATACGTGCCAATGTTTAGAATTAAAAATGAGGAGATTGGAAGGGTATGGGGAGTTAGTAGCTTTCCAATCCAAGAAAAATCCGTGAATAATTTGGACGAAGATGCCATAACGATTGGAATTGAAGCTGCTAGAAATGCTTTGAAAAGGGCCCGTATAGATCCGAGAGAGATTAGGGCCCTATGGTTTGGAACAGAATCAAAGCCTTATGCTGTTAAACCTTCTGCAACTGTTATAGCCGAAGCAATTGGAGCGACTCCTGATTTAGATGCCGCAGATTTTGAGTTTGCATGTAAGGCTGGAACCGAAGCTCTCCAAGCGGCGATTGGGTTTGTAGGTAGTGGCATGGCCAAATATGCTATGGCAATTGGAGCAGATACTTCTCAAGGAAGGCCTGGAGACCATTTAGAATTTACTGCCTCCGCTGGAGGAGCAGCTTATATTGTCGGAGAAAAGAGTAGTGAAACCTTAGCATATTTTGAAGGGAGCTACTCTTATGTAACTGATACTCCTGATTTCTGGAGAAGACAACACGAGCACTATCCGAGACATGGTAATAGGTTCACTGGTGAACCTGCCTACTTCCATCAAATAATAAGTGCTGCAAAAGGTCTAATGGAGGAACTTGATTATTCACCAAATGATTTTGATTATGCAGTATTCCATCAACCTAATGTTAAGTTCCCCCTTACTGTAGCAAAGATCCTTGGGATTCCAAAAGAGAAAGTTTTACCAGGGCTTCTTAGTGGAATAATAGGAAACACGTACAGCGGTGCAACCCTCGTGGGGATTTCTGCAGTTCTTGACATAGCAAAACCAGGGGATAGAATTCTGTGGGTGAGCTTTGGAAGTGGAGCAGGAAGCGATGCTTTTAGCCTTATTGTACAAGATGCAATTGAAGAGAAGAGAGATTTAGCTCCAAAAACAATGGACTACGTGAACAGGAAGAAATATCTCGATTATGCTCTATACGCAAAGCACAGGGGTAAGTACATTTTGTGA
- a CDS encoding site-2 protease family protein, giving the protein MRFEFKKQEIEDLVISFIVLTLVFSRFNITIISYVALGIFTAFIFHEIAHRQVARKYGYYAIYRRWDTGILLALFLGILNKLLGLRFLFVAVGAVQVYSLYAGWEDREAYGKISLAGPVTNILVGVIAIALLTFGKPSGVVGVSLYYAAYINLLLAFFNLLPIPPLDGYKVLKWNTGYWAVAIGTAFLLQSLL; this is encoded by the coding sequence ATGAGATTTGAGTTCAAGAAGCAAGAAATAGAAGACCTAGTAATCTCATTCATAGTTCTTACACTTGTTTTTTCTCGTTTTAACATAACGATAATTTCCTACGTAGCATTGGGTATCTTCACCGCGTTTATCTTTCATGAAATCGCCCATAGACAAGTAGCCAGAAAGTATGGATATTACGCGATTTATAGAAGATGGGATACTGGAATCTTGCTTGCTCTCTTCCTAGGAATTCTTAACAAATTATTGGGACTTAGATTCCTTTTTGTTGCTGTTGGTGCAGTTCAAGTTTATTCTCTATATGCTGGCTGGGAAGATAGAGAAGCATATGGAAAAATAAGTCTTGCCGGACCAGTAACAAATATACTGGTAGGAGTAATCGCCATAGCCTTATTGACTTTTGGAAAGCCTTCCGGAGTTGTTGGAGTTTCTCTTTATTACGCTGCTTATATCAACCTGTTGCTGGCATTCTTTAATCTCCTCCCAATACCTCCACTAGATGGTTATAAAGTTCTAAAGTGGAATACTGGTTATTGGGCAGTTGCAATAGGAACTGCTTTTCTCCTTCAATCCCTCCTCTAA
- a CDS encoding KH domain-containing protein produces MREELKRMLKVEILEIEYEQDKIIVYVPKDQIRIAVGSGGSAVKAAELVLGKKIEIRGR; encoded by the coding sequence ATGAGAGAAGAACTCAAGCGCATGCTCAAGGTTGAGATCCTAGAGATCGAATACGAACAAGATAAGATAATCGTTTACGTCCCTAAAGATCAAATTAGAATAGCTGTAGGAAGCGGAGGAAGTGCTGTCAAAGCAGCGGAGCTCGTTCTCGGTAAAAAAATTGAAATCAGAGGTAGATGA
- a CDS encoding methylmalonyl-CoA mutase, which translates to MTFDKKRIEDIKKAEEEWNEKTVKPFIAKRPERKEKFMTADGFEIKRVYTPADLGNWEYLKKLNFPGQYPFTRGVYATMYRGRLWTMRQYAGFGTAEESNKRYKYLLEQGQTGLSVAFDLPTQIGYDSDHPMAEGEVGKVGVAIDSLKDMEILFDGIPLDKVSTSMTINATAANLLAMYILVGQKQGVSQGQLRGTVQNDVLKEYIARGTYIFPPQPSMRLTTDIIMYCAEHVPKWNSISISGYHIREAGANAVQEVAFTLADGIEYVKAVIARGMDVDKFAPRLSFFFNAHNNFLEEIAKFRAARRLWAKIMKEKFNAKNPRSMLLRFHTQTGGSTLTAQQPENNIVRVAIQALAAVLGGTQSLHTNSYDEALSLPTEKSVRIALRTQQIIAYESGVVDTIDPLGGSYYIEWLTDHIEEEAMKYIEKIEGMGGMMKAIERGYIQKEIADSAYKYQREVEEKKRIIVGVNEFIVDEPLEVEILKVDPSIRDKQMERLKKLRSERDNKKVEEALDALRKAAETEDENLMPYIIEAHKHLATLGEVTDILREVWGEYRAPLIF; encoded by the coding sequence ATGACCTTCGATAAAAAGAGGATAGAGGATATTAAAAAAGCCGAAGAAGAATGGAATGAAAAAACTGTAAAACCTTTCATCGCAAAAAGACCAGAAAGAAAGGAAAAATTCATGACCGCAGATGGATTTGAGATCAAACGGGTGTACACTCCCGCTGATCTTGGGAACTGGGAATACCTAAAAAAGCTCAACTTCCCTGGCCAATATCCATTCACAAGAGGAGTTTATGCTACAATGTATAGAGGAAGACTATGGACAATGAGACAATACGCTGGTTTTGGAACTGCTGAAGAAAGCAATAAGCGTTACAAGTACCTCTTGGAGCAAGGGCAGACTGGTCTAAGCGTCGCTTTTGATTTACCAACACAAATTGGTTATGACTCTGATCACCCCATGGCAGAAGGTGAGGTTGGTAAAGTCGGTGTGGCCATTGATTCCCTCAAGGATATGGAGATACTCTTTGATGGAATCCCCCTAGATAAGGTCTCTACATCAATGACAATTAACGCTACAGCTGCTAATCTTTTGGCAATGTACATTCTTGTGGGTCAAAAACAAGGTGTTTCACAAGGCCAACTTAGAGGAACTGTACAAAACGATGTATTAAAGGAATACATAGCCAGAGGAACGTACATCTTCCCACCACAACCGTCCATGAGGCTAACAACAGACATCATAATGTACTGTGCGGAGCATGTTCCAAAGTGGAATTCAATAAGTATAAGTGGATACCATATTAGAGAAGCCGGAGCAAATGCAGTTCAAGAAGTCGCCTTCACTCTTGCCGATGGTATTGAGTACGTTAAGGCTGTCATAGCAAGAGGTATGGACGTTGATAAGTTCGCCCCAAGATTGAGCTTTTTCTTCAATGCTCACAACAATTTCTTAGAAGAGATTGCCAAGTTTAGGGCAGCAAGAAGATTATGGGCCAAAATAATGAAGGAAAAATTCAACGCAAAGAATCCGAGATCAATGCTTTTGAGATTCCACACCCAGACAGGCGGTTCAACACTCACGGCCCAGCAACCAGAGAATAATATAGTTAGAGTTGCCATTCAGGCCCTAGCTGCAGTCTTGGGTGGAACCCAATCCCTCCACACTAATAGTTATGACGAGGCCCTGAGCCTTCCAACAGAAAAAAGCGTTAGAATCGCCTTAAGAACACAACAAATCATTGCATACGAGAGTGGAGTGGTCGATACCATTGATCCCCTTGGAGGAAGCTATTACATTGAGTGGCTTACCGACCACATAGAAGAAGAAGCTATGAAGTACATTGAGAAGATTGAGGGTATGGGAGGAATGATGAAGGCCATTGAAAGGGGATACATCCAGAAGGAGATTGCTGACTCAGCCTACAAGTACCAGAGGGAAGTTGAAGAGAAGAAGCGCATTATTGTTGGTGTGAACGAATTTATCGTGGATGAACCACTCGAAGTAGAAATCCTTAAAGTCGATCCAAGCATCAGAGATAAACAGATGGAGAGATTAAAGAAACTTAGAAGTGAACGCGATAATAAAAAGGTTGAAGAAGCATTGGACGCATTGAGGAAAGCCGCTGAGACCGAAGATGAGAACCTAATGCCATACATCATCGAAGCCCACAAGCACCTTGCAACCCTTGGTGAGGTTACTGACATCCTCAGAGAAGTTTGGGGTGAATATAGGGCCCCATTGATCTTCTGA
- a CDS encoding multiprotein bridging factor aMBF1 produces MAKAKPRICEICGAEIRGKGHTVKIEGAELLVCYKCYQKYGRKKPGTWSPMPTGREPRRTYAPRPRPKPTPRTQRPLYTEDIVEDYADRVREAIQRSGLSYEELSHKVGLSTNLIRRIAHGEYIPTISEAKKLERYFKIKLIERVEENVKEKATIPKDYEPTLGEVANIKIKKRKKK; encoded by the coding sequence ATGGCAAAAGCCAAACCAAGAATTTGTGAAATCTGTGGAGCAGAGATAAGAGGTAAAGGACACACAGTGAAAATAGAAGGAGCTGAACTTTTGGTGTGCTACAAGTGTTATCAAAAATATGGCAGGAAAAAGCCAGGAACCTGGAGTCCAATGCCAACAGGAAGAGAACCTAGAAGAACATATGCTCCAAGACCAAGGCCTAAACCAACACCAAGAACGCAAAGACCTCTTTACACTGAGGACATAGTAGAAGACTATGCAGATAGAGTGAGAGAGGCTATCCAGAGAAGCGGCTTGAGTTATGAAGAGCTTTCCCACAAGGTAGGTCTTTCAACCAATCTTATTAGAAGAATCGCGCATGGTGAGTATATCCCCACTATAAGTGAGGCAAAAAAGCTTGAGCGTTACTTTAAGATAAAACTAATTGAGCGTGTTGAAGAGAATGTAAAAGAGAAAGCTACTATACCTAAAGATTATGAACCAACCTTGGGGGAGGTAGCTAATATTAAGATCAAAAAAAGGAAGAAGAAGTAG
- a CDS encoding DUF356 domain-containing protein, with protein sequence MLNTIVLVRTDNFDKALVALADLVRYGGMEIRGKPRIIPPALSDWTFEKIVGEKPKRKYNAHVVAQVDLPPAKAIGRLREIHPPAHIIVIPPETSVHKELLRLWSTFEILKGFYSPKKEQQEGESRE encoded by the coding sequence ATGTTAAACACGATAGTTTTGGTAAGGACAGACAACTTTGACAAGGCCCTAGTGGCATTAGCTGATTTAGTAAGATATGGTGGAATGGAAATACGAGGTAAGCCAAGGATAATACCTCCAGCCCTCTCAGACTGGACCTTTGAAAAGATTGTAGGGGAAAAGCCCAAAAGAAAATATAATGCTCACGTTGTGGCCCAAGTGGATCTCCCTCCTGCCAAAGCCATAGGGAGATTAAGAGAGATACACCCCCCTGCTCATATAATAGTGATTCCTCCGGAAACTTCGGTTCACAAAGAACTCCTACGTCTTTGGAGTACTTTTGAAATTCTAAAAGGATTTTATTCTCCAAAGAAAGAACAGCAAGAAGGGGAAAGTAGGGAGTAG
- a CDS encoding thiolase domain-containing protein, with the protein MRKPVIIGVGLTPVGEHWKLGLRDLAVEALLNAMEDAGVDKVDSLYVGNMASGSFVEQENLGALIADWAGLGNIPAVKIEGACASGGSAVQEGVKAVMSGLEDVVAVVGVEKMTDAWPSDATRYLAYAADAEWELFHGVSFVALNALAMRLYMKEYGYTEEDLALFAVNAHVNGAKNPYAMFKKAIKVETVMRSPYIADPLKLFDASPIADGAAAVIITTEEKAREFVDKAKMIEVAGMGRAVDTINLANRKDLLLLKAAKVAAERAYKMAGIGVKDIDFFEVHDAFTVMAALSLESIGAAERGKGAMLAKEGQIAIDGDYPIQTLGGLKARGHPVGATGVYQTVEAVWQLRGEAPNQVPDAEVGLTQNIGGTGSNITVTILRRV; encoded by the coding sequence ATGAGAAAGCCAGTGATTATTGGTGTGGGCTTGACTCCAGTTGGAGAGCACTGGAAACTTGGTCTTAGAGACCTAGCTGTTGAGGCTTTGCTTAATGCTATGGAAGATGCCGGAGTTGACAAAGTAGATTCACTTTATGTGGGGAACATGGCTTCAGGCTCATTTGTTGAACAAGAAAACCTCGGGGCCCTTATAGCGGATTGGGCAGGTCTTGGGAATATCCCGGCGGTTAAAATTGAAGGTGCATGTGCAAGTGGTGGATCTGCAGTCCAAGAAGGTGTAAAGGCTGTAATGAGTGGTCTTGAGGACGTGGTTGCTGTTGTAGGCGTTGAAAAGATGACAGATGCGTGGCCAAGTGATGCAACGAGATATCTGGCATATGCAGCTGATGCCGAGTGGGAGCTTTTCCATGGAGTTAGTTTTGTGGCCCTGAATGCCCTTGCTATGAGGCTTTACATGAAAGAATATGGGTACACTGAAGAAGACTTGGCCCTATTTGCGGTTAATGCCCATGTAAATGGTGCCAAGAATCCATATGCTATGTTCAAAAAGGCAATCAAGGTAGAGACCGTTATGAGGAGTCCTTATATAGCTGATCCATTGAAGCTTTTTGATGCTTCTCCAATAGCCGATGGAGCTGCAGCTGTTATTATCACCACCGAAGAGAAAGCCAGGGAATTTGTGGACAAAGCTAAGATGATAGAGGTTGCGGGGATGGGGAGAGCTGTAGACACTATAAATCTTGCTAACAGAAAAGACCTTCTTCTACTGAAAGCAGCTAAGGTAGCCGCAGAAAGAGCTTACAAGATGGCCGGTATAGGTGTGAAGGATATAGACTTCTTCGAGGTGCACGATGCATTCACAGTCATGGCGGCCCTAAGTTTGGAGTCTATAGGGGCTGCAGAGAGAGGAAAAGGTGCTATGTTGGCCAAGGAAGGACAAATAGCAATTGATGGTGATTATCCAATCCAAACACTAGGTGGATTGAAAGCAAGAGGACACCCGGTTGGTGCAACTGGAGTTTATCAGACAGTAGAGGCAGTATGGCAGCTTAGGGGCGAAGCTCCAAATCAAGTACCTGATGCGGAGGTAGGCCTTACTCAGAACATAGGTGGAACGGGTTCAAACATAACTGTAACCATATTAAGGAGGGTTTGA
- a CDS encoding Zn-ribbon domain-containing OB-fold protein encodes MGKPMQVARYWRHFKEKYRLIGGKCKSCGHVHFPKRPVCPECGSQEIDEFQFSGKGKVLSWTIIRNPPSGYEYYKPYPIALVELEEGPVILAQLTDVDPEEIDFGMEVEMVTRKIREFGEDGIILYGYKFRPLLK; translated from the coding sequence ATGGGGAAGCCAATGCAGGTCGCCCGCTATTGGAGACATTTTAAGGAAAAGTACCGCCTTATTGGAGGCAAATGTAAGAGTTGCGGGCATGTTCACTTTCCAAAGAGGCCAGTTTGTCCCGAATGTGGAAGCCAAGAAATAGACGAGTTCCAATTTAGTGGAAAAGGAAAAGTATTAAGCTGGACAATAATAAGGAACCCACCAAGCGGCTATGAATATTACAAACCCTATCCAATAGCTTTAGTTGAACTTGAGGAAGGGCCGGTGATCTTGGCACAACTTACTGATGTTGATCCAGAAGAAATAGACTTTGGCATGGAAGTTGAAATGGTCACAAGAAAGATCAGAGAGTTCGGCGAGGATGGAATAATCCTATACGGCTATAAGTTTAGACCATTATTGAAGTGA
- the pgiA gene encoding glucose-6-phosphate isomerase, translating to MEYKIPFGVKLDFETGIIENAKKSVRKLSNMKGYFIDEDAQKKMIEESDPVVYEVYAIEQEEKEGDLNFATTVLYPGKVGKEFFMTKGHYHSKIDRAEIYFALKGKGGMLLQTPEGEAKWIPMEPGTIVYVPPYWAHRTINTGNEPFIFLALYPADAGHDYGTIAEKGFSKIVIEENGEIVVKDNPKWQE from the coding sequence ATGGAGTACAAAATACCTTTCGGTGTCAAACTAGATTTTGAAACTGGGATTATTGAGAACGCAAAGAAAAGCGTTAGAAAACTCAGCAACATGAAGGGATATTTTATCGACGAAGATGCACAGAAAAAAATGATTGAAGAAAGTGACCCAGTGGTTTATGAGGTATATGCCATAGAACAGGAAGAAAAGGAAGGGGATTTAAACTTCGCTACAACAGTCCTTTATCCAGGAAAGGTGGGAAAAGAGTTTTTCATGACAAAAGGCCATTACCACTCAAAGATAGACCGAGCAGAGATTTATTTTGCTCTTAAAGGAAAAGGTGGGATGCTCTTACAAACCCCTGAAGGTGAGGCAAAATGGATACCAATGGAGCCTGGTACAATAGTCTACGTTCCTCCATATTGGGCCCATAGAACAATAAACACTGGAAATGAGCCATTTATCTTTTTAGCCCTCTATCCAGCAGATGCTGGACATGATTATGGAACAATTGCTGAAAAAGGATTTTCTAAGATAGTAATTGAGGAAAACGGGGAGATTGTTGTCAAGGACAACCCAAAATGGCAAGAATAA